The nucleotide window ACTGGGCTCCCGGAAAGCAGGCGTTCTTCTCCCTGTACTACACCATGACCGGGCTGCACGGGCTGCACGTCGTCATCGGCATGGCCGTCTTCGGCTGGGTGTGGATGCAGATCAGGGTGGAAAAGTGCACGCCGGAATATTTCGTGGCCCTGGAAAACGCAGGCCTGTACTGGCATCTGGTGGACCTGATCTGGATTTATCTTTTTCCGCTTTATTACCTTATTACCTAGTGGGGGCTGTCATGAACGAACAGACACGGCATCACGGCCCCGGCTACGGGGTGTTCGTCGGAATCTGGGGCGCACTCATGGCGCTCACGGCGGTCACGGTCTGGGTGGCTGGGGTCGACCTCGGCTTCCTGAACGTGGTCGTCGCCCTGTCCGTGGCCTCGGTCAAGGCGTCCCTGGTGGTCTTCATCTTCATGCACCTCAAGTACGAGAACCTGACGCTCAAGCTCATGGTCCTCACGGCCTTTGTCATCCTGGCCATCTTCATAGGCCTCACCTTTTTCGACACGGCGTACAGGTAAGCCCATGTATCCACAGGTATTCTCGGCAGCACAACAGGTGGACAAGGCGTTCCTGATCATCTTCGGATTCGCCGTGCTCGTCCTGCTGGCCGTGACCGTGGCCATGGTCTGGTTCCTGTGGCGCTATCACTACAAGCGCAACCCCGTGGCCACGGACATCAAGGGCAGCGTGCTGCTGGAAGTGGTCTGGACGGTGTTGCCCCTGGTCATCGTCATGGGGCTGTTCTGGACCGGCTGGACCAGCTTCCAGGCCATGCGCTCCATACCGGAAAACGCCATGGTAGTCGGCGTTGAAGGGCGCATGTGGTCGTGGAAGTTCACCTATGAGAACGGCAAGACATCTTCGGAGCTGGTGGTGCCCGTGAACCGGCCCATCCGGTTGGAGCTGACCTCCCGCGACGTCATCCACTCCCTGTACATACCGGCCATGCGCGTCAAGTGGGACCTGGTGCCCGGCATGGACACCGAGGCGTGGTTCCAGTCCGACAGGGAGGGCGAGTTCGATATCTTCTGTGCCGAATACTG belongs to Pseudodesulfovibrio portus and includes:
- a CDS encoding cytochrome C oxidase subunit IV family protein, yielding MNEQTRHHGPGYGVFVGIWGALMALTAVTVWVAGVDLGFLNVVVALSVASVKASLVVFIFMHLKYENLTLKLMVLTAFVILAIFIGLTFFDTAYR